In the Styela clava chromosome 8, kaStyClav1.hap1.2, whole genome shotgun sequence genome, one interval contains:
- the LOC144411684 gene encoding uncharacterized protein LOC144411684: MFLCFTVGLASGNKIYHFNPPSPSTPYYYPGTKVPVHPPPYDQKLFRKKEFLNVPLTMALCRKYNELRRLKPCARAIQNMQRGILPSCPLSDNNRWPSNTSQQSHTRTKRSFTPLPECTASQPNAITVTTARDSSNPNKNLDIISMHSSRHHSSLLHKLRQRFRFRIGWIIMQCTLCSDEFARVC, from the exons ATGTTTCTCTGCTTTACTGTAGGATTGGCATCGGGGAACAAGATATATCACTTCAATCCCCCCAGCCCATCAACACCTTACTATTATCCAGGCACTAAAGTTCCAGTGCACCCACCTCCATATGACCAGAAGctttttagaaaaaaagaatttttg aatgtgCCATTAACTATGGCTTTATGCAGAAAATACAATGAGCTACGAAGACTCAAACCATGTGCAAGAGCAATACAGAACATGCAAAGAGGAATACTACCCAGTTGCCCGTTATCTGATAACAACAGATGGCCGTCGAATACAA GTCAGCAATCTCATACAAGAACGAAAAGATCATTTACCCCGCTACCTGAATGTACAGCAAGCCAACCAAACGCAATCACAGTCACAACAGCGAGAGATTCATCCAACCCTAATAAAAATTTGGAcattatatcaatgcattc cTCAAGACATCATTCAAGTTTACTACACAAATTGCGACAGCGTTTCAGATTTCGAATCGGTTGGATTATCATGCAATGCACTCTGTGTTCGGATGAATTTGCTCGTGTATGCTAA
- the LOC120345485 gene encoding protein kinase C iota type-like: MSVDTSHLMVRSKLAYQNQILNLNLDPQIRMDELWVQIRVNCGFSDAQLFTLKWLDEEGDLCTVTSQLELDEALRLYELNEDDTLFLHIFQGIPPEPGVQCVGEHKIYRRGARRWYKLKRRLKKLKGRRPRIPISNPTDDPGSVHIQEGEAQRVHYNPATGTGGEAVHATSRTTSGFGLRDFDMLRVIGRGSYAKVLLVSLKKSKKLYAMKVIKKELVTDEEDVDWVQTEKHVFETASNHPFLVGLHSCFQTADRLFFVIEYVNGGDLMFHMQRQRKLPEDHARFYAAEIVLALHFLHEKGIIYRDLKLDNVLLDSEGHIKLTDYGMCKEGILKGDKTSTFCGTPNYIAPEILRGEDYSFSVDWWALGVLMFEMMAGRSPFDIVGMADNPDQNTEDYLFQVILEKVIRIPRSLSVKASSVLKGFLNKMQQERLGCHPETGFQDIIDHAFFRSIDWEILQARQVIPPYKPLISDEYGLENFDAQFTEEPVALTPTSPRTIAKIDQAEFEGFEYINPLLMTSEDVV, from the exons ATGTCTGTTGATACCTCACATTTAATGGTACGTTCAAAATTAGCgtatcaaaatcaaattttgaaccTGAACCTCGATCCACAAATACGAATGGATGAATTATGGGTGCAAATCCGAGTTAATTGTGGATTCTCAGATGCTCAACTTTTCACTTTGAAATGGTTAGACGAGGAAGGTGATCTGTGTACAGTAACATCTCAACTGGAGTTGGATGAAGCATTAAGACTGTATGAGCTAAATGAGGATGATACTCTGTTTCTTCATATATTTCAAGGAATACCTCCTGAGCCCGGGGTTCAATGTGTGGGCGAACATAAAATTTATCGTCGTGGGGCAAGAAGATGGTACAAACTAAAGCGTAggttgaagaaattaaaaggACGTCGTCCACGAATTCCGATTTCCAATCCTACTGATGATCCTGGTTCTGTGCATATTCAAGAGGGGGAGGCTCAAAGGGTTCATTACAATCCTGCCACTGGTACAGGTGGTGAGGCAGTGCATGCGACATCGAGGACAACGTCTGGCTTTGGTTTGAGAGATTTTGATATGTTGAGAGTTATTGGTCGAGGAAGTTATGCTAAAGTACTTCTTGTGAGTTTGAAGAAAAGTAAAAAACTTTATGCGATGAAAGTTATAAAGAAAGAGCTTGTCACTGATGAAGAAGATGTCGACTGG GTACAAACtgaaaaacatgtttttgaaaCTGCTTCAAACCACCCATTTCTTGTTGGATTGCATTCATGTTTTCAAACAGCTGATCGCCTATTTTTTGTTATCGAATATGTGAATGGAGGGGACCTTATGTTTCACATGCAAAGACAG agaAAACTTCCAGAAGATCATGCTCGTTTCTATGCTGCAGAAATAGTGCTTGCATTACATTTCTTGCACGAAAAAGGCATTATTTATAGAGATCTAAAACTTGATAATGTTCTTCTTGATAGCGAAGGTCACATAAAACTGACAGATTATGGCATGTGTAAAGAAGGAATTTTGAAAG GTGACAAGACGTCTACCTTTTGTGGTACTCCAAATTACATTGCTCCCGAGATCCTTCGGGGAGAAGACTATTCATTCTCGGTTGATTGGTGGGCACTTGGAGTACTCATGTTTGAAATGATGGCAGGAAGAAGTCCATTTGATATTGTTGGTATGGCAGATAACCCTGATCAAAACACTGAAGATTATTTGTTCCAG GTAATTCTTGAAAAAGTGATTCGCATTCCTCGTTCTCTGTCAGTGAAAGCTTCATCAGTCTTGAAAGGATTCTTGAATAAAATGCAGCAGGAACGTCTCGGTTGTCATCCTGAAACTGGTTTCCAAGATATAATTGATCATGCATTTTTCAGGTCTATTGATTGGGAGATACTGCAAGCAAGACAG GTTATTCCGCCATACAAACCTCTTATTAGTGATGAATATGGTCTTGAGAATTTTGATGCTCAATTCACCGAAGAACCAGTAGCACTCACACCCACAAGTCCAAGAACTATAGCCAAAATTGACCAAGCTGAATTCGAAGGATTTGAGTACATAAATCCTTTACTAATGACTAGTGAAGATGTAGTGTAA
- the LOC120345482 gene encoding elongation factor 2-like: MVNFTVDQIREIMDKKANIRNMSVIAHVDHGKSTLTDSLVSKAGIIAGAKAGETRFTDTRKDEQERCITIKSTAISLFYELPEKDMQHIKCEKDGNGFLINLIDSPGHVDFSSEVTAALRVTDGALVVVDCVSGVCVQTETVLRQAIAERIRPIVFMNKMDRALLELQLDKEDLYQTFSRIVENVNVIISTYGGADEKTSFGDIQVFPNKGTVGFGSGLHGWAFSLKQFAEMYADKFKTTVEKLMGKLWGDNFFDMKTKKWSKAKTDTNERAFCLYVLGPIYKAFDAIMNDKKEDIEKVMKVTNVTLKGDDKEKTGKPLMKVFMRTWLPAGDTLLQMIAIHLPSPVTSQKYRMELLYEGPQDDEAAIGIKNCDPKAPLIMYISKMVPTSDKGRFYAFGRVFSGTVATGQKVRIMGPHYTPGKKDDLYTKQIQRTILMMGRYIEPIVDVPCGNIAGLVGVDQYLVKTGTITTLATAHNMKVMKFSVSPVVRVAVEAKNPGDLPKLVEGLKRLAKSDPMVQCIIEESGEHIVAGAGELHLEICMKDLEEDHACIPLKKSDPVVSYRETVNEESYITCLSKSPNKHNRLYMKAKKFPDGLAEAIDDGDVAPRQDLKLRARLLADKYEFDVNEARKIWCFGPDTTGPNLLMDVTKGVQYLNEIKDSVIAGFQWASKEGVLCEENMRGVMYNVHDVTLHADAIHRGGGQVIPTARRCIYACQLTAAPALFEPMYLVEIQCPESAVGGIYGVLNRRRGHVTEEGQHSGTPMFNVKAHLPVNESFGFTADLRSNTGGQAFPQCVFDHWSILPGDALDPASKPGKIVTDTRKRKGLSLEVPCLDRYLDKL; this comes from the exons ATG gtgAACTTCACAGTCGATCAGATCCGTGAGATCATGGACAAAAAAGCCAATATTCGGAACATGTCTGTTATTGCTCATGTAGATCATGGTAAATCTACATTAACAGACTCCCTTGTTAGCAAAGCTGGTATCATTGCTGGTGCGAAAGCTGGAGAAACTCGTTTTACAGATACGAGAAAGGATGAGCAGGAGAGATGCATTACAATCAAGTCAAC TGCAATTTCTCTCTTTTATGAACTGCCTGAAAAGGATATGCAACATATCAAATGTGAAAAAGATGGTAATGGCTTTCTTATCAATTTGATTGATTCACCAGGACATGTTGACTTTTCATCGGAGGTTACAGCTGCTCTGCGCGTTACAGATGGTGCACTGGTTGTGGTTGATTGTGTTAGCG GTGTTTGTGTCCAAACTGAGACCGTACTTCGCCAAGCTATTGCTGAACGTATCAGGCCCATCGTTTTCATGAACAAGATGGACAGAGCTCTTCTGGAACTACAGCTTGATAAAGAAGATCTTTATCAAACATTCAGCCGAATTGTTGAAAACGTCAATGTCATTATTTCAACATATGGTGGTGCCGACGAGAAGACATCTTTCGGAGATATCCAG GTATTTCCAAACAAAGGAACAGTTGGTTTCGGTTCCGGACTCCATGGATGGGCATTCTCTCTTAAACAATTTGCTGAAATGTATGCTGATAAATTCAAAACCACCGTTGAGAAGTTGATGGGAAAGTTATGGGGTGATAACTTTTTTGATATGAAAACCAAGAAGTGGTCTAAAGCCAAAACAGACACGAATGAGCGTGCATTCTGCCTTTATGTGTTGGGTCCAATTTACAag GCTTTCGATGCTATAATGAACGATAAAAAAGAAGACATTGAAAAAGTGATGAAAGTTACTAATGTTACATTGAAAGGAGATGATAAAGAAAAAACTGGTAAACCGCTGATGAAG GTCTTCATGCGCACTTGGCTGCCAGCTGGTGACACTTTGCTGCAGATGATAGCAATCCACTTACCATCACCTGTGACATCACAGAAGTATCGTATGGAACTTTTATATGAAGGCCCCCAAGATGACGAGGCCGCAATTG GTATCAAAAACTGCGATCCTAAAGCACCTTTGATAATGTACATCAGTAAAATGGTGCCTACAAGTGACAAAGGCAGATTCTACGCTTTTGGAAGAGTTTTCTCTGGAACTGTTGCAACTGGGCAGAAAGTTCGAATCATGGGTCCTCATTATACTCCTGGTAAAAAAGACGACTTGTACACCAAGCAGATTCAAAG AACTATTCTTATGATGGGACGTTACATTGAACCAATTGTGGACGTGCCATGCGGTAATATTGCTGGTTTGGTAGGAGTGGATCAGTATCTGGTCAAGACTGGAACCATCACAACTTTGGCAAct GCTCACAACATGAAAGTGATGAAGTTCAGTGTGTCGCCTGTGGTTCGTGTTGCAGTGGAAGCCAAAAATCCAGGAGATCTTCCTAAGCTTGTGGAAGGTCTGAAAAG ATTGGCAAAATCTGATCCTATGGTTCAGTGCATCATTGAAGAGAGTGGCGAGCACATTGTTGCTGGGGCAGGAGAATTGCATCTCGAGATTTGCATGAAAGATTTGGAAGAAGATCATGCCTGCATCCCACTGAAg AAATCTGACCCGGTCGTATCTTACCGTGAAACTGTGAATGAAGAATCTTACATCACATGTCTTTCGAAATCCCCAAACAAACATAATAGATTGTACATGAAGGCAAAAAAATTTCCTGATGGTTTGGCTGAAGCTATCGACGAC GGCGATGTCGCTCCTCGCCAAGATTTAAAATTAAGAGCTCGTTTATTGGCTGACAAATATGAGTTCGATGTTAATGAAGCCCGCAAGATCTGGTGTTTTGGACCCGATACTACAGGACCCAACCTTCTCATGGACGTGACCAAGGGTGTTCAATATCTGAACGAAATCAAAGATTCGGTTATTGCTGGATTCCAGTGGGCATCTAAAGAAGGTGTCCTATGTGAGGAGAACATGAGGGGAGTTATGTATAACGTTCATGATGTTACATTGCATGCTGATGCTATCCATAGAGGAGGTGGACAAGTTATTCCAACCGCAAGACGGTGCATCTATGCTTGTCAGTTAACTGCCGCACCTGCGCTCTTTGAACCAATGTATTTGGTTGAGATTCAG tgTCCTGAATCCGCTGTCGGAGGAATCTATGGCGTACTCAATCGTCGTCGAGGACATGTTACAGAAGAAGGCCAACACAGTGGAACTCCTATGTTCAACGTAAAAGCTCATTTACCTGTGAATGAGTCATTCG GATTTACTGCGGATCTTCGCTCCAATACCGGTGGCCAAGCTTTTCCTCAGTGTGTTTTTGATCACTGGAGCATTCTTCCTGGAGATGCATTGGATCCAGCATCTAAGCCTGGTAAGATCGTTACCGACACAAGAAAACGAAAGGGCCTTAGTCTTGAGGTACCATGTCTCGACCGTTACTTGGACAAGCTGTAA
- the LOC120346169 gene encoding uncharacterized protein LOC120346169 isoform X1, with protein MDTDTNNTTQDTINYVKQQKRDVSGSKRKVKILFYIYCVGSSLVMAAYFALVSLQSSLNIEGSAGTISVAASYVVSAIFGIVGTPNFLRIFGSQATLIIGEILVIVYIAGNFYPELYVLLTCSIGVGISIAIIFPAFSAFNTEFAMLYSKCGFLEEHLCISSFQGKFYGFYMASQILGNLVSYVILFSATTDHEPHIQPNVTTSFPLATQPDIEQYINMHCGANDCQEQAVLDVLSSRYNPPHQSSVILLLSVLILIASVGVCINFFVVPGCGRFHRFLDRLRNDSEPEVVEFHSKFPEPTTKFHTIGEVNNTFFIDEIDYGGKYDMNNNENELDIDKDGKVDDNNNNEVAVNKASDIQNVSVVILEDILENKEQKTDVAHEKSTWSTIKSTCSVMFSWEQFFISGLLFHYGMARAFVFSDLTRAYASCTVGIQLVGVCMAMHGAPSTILSFYGGKLLNKFGRNVLIAAASLLNLVMYFICLFWNPQTDDQWLIYLMFLGFGLCEGIWLPNTIVIMIGRYKTKQDIAMSVWNVTFMLGAAVTFAFSSMMCVNEKLYLLIGLLVFSTFTYGFSEYKFSRTRARSTASQNSSDVVDTSQHACTL; from the exons ATGGACACCGACACGAATAACACCACACAAGATACGATAAATTACGTGAAGCAGCAGAAACGCGATGTTTCTGGATCAAAACGCAAAgtcaaaatacttttttatatatattgcgtTGGCTCCTCTTTAGTGATGGCCGCCTACTTCGCTCTGGTCAGTCTTCAATCAAGCCTCAACATTGAAGGTAGCGCGG GGACAATATCTGTTGCCGCAAGTTATGTTGTATCGGCTATATTCGGCATTGTTGGCACTCCGAATTTCCTCCGAATATTCGGTTCACAAGCTACACTGATTATTGGAGAAATCCTCGTTATTGTATACATAGCAGGAAATTTCTATCCGG AACTTTACGTACTGTTGACCTGTTCTATCGGCGTTGGGATTTCCATTGCAATCATTTTCCCTGCCTTTAGTGCGTTCAATACTGAATTCGCAATGTTGTACAGTAAATGTGGATTTCTTGAAGAACACTTATGCATATCCAGCTTTCAGGGAAAATTTTACGGCTTCTATATGGCATCTCAG ATATTGGGAAATTTGGTGTCCtacgttattttattttccgctACCACCGATCATGAACCGCACATTCAACCGAACGTTACAACGAGCTTCCCGTTGGCAACACAGCCCGATATAGAGCAATACATCAATATGCACTGCGGTGCAAATGACTGTCAGGAGCAGGCGGTACTCGATGTCCTTTCAAGTCGATACAATCCCCCACATCAAAGCTCTGTTATTCTTCTTCTATccgttttaattttgattgctTCGGTCGGAGTTtgtatcaatttttttgttgttcctGGGTGTGGAAGATTCCATCGGTTCCTGGATAGATTACGAAACGATTCTGAGCCAGAGGTTGTCGAATTTCATTCTAAATTCCCTGAACCTACTACCAAATTTCACACCATAGGAGAAGTTAATAACACATTCTTTATCGACGAGATAGATTATGGGGGGAAATATGATATGAACAATAACGAAAATGAGCTGGATATTGAcaaggatggaaaagttgatgACAATAATAACAATGAAGTAGCAGTTAACAAAGCATCTGATATTCAAAACGTTTCAGTAGTCATTTTGGAagatattttggaaaataaagAG CAGAAAACCGATGTTGCCCATGAAAAATCAACGTGGTCGACGATCAAATCCACTTGCAGTGTGATGTTTAGTTGGGAACAGTTCTTCATCAGTGGTTTATTATTTCACTATGGAATGGCAAGAGCGTTCGTTTTCTCCGATCTCACAAGAGCATACGCGTCATGTACAGTCGGCATTCAACTT GTCGGCGTGTGTATGGCTATGCATGGAGCTCCATCCACAATTCTTTCATTCTACGGAGGAAAACTGTTGAATAAATTTGGCAGGAATGTCCTCATTGCTGCCGCAAGTCTTCTCAATTTAGTCATGTACTTCATATGCCTATTCTGGAATCCACAAACCGACGATCAATGGTTGATATATCTTATGTTCTTGGGCTTTGGATTATGTGAAGGAATATGGCTTCCAAACACTATTG TTATCATGATTGGACGATATAAAACGAAACAGGATATTGCAATGTCCGTGTGGAACGTAACGTTTATGCTTGGTGCTGCTGTCACTTTTGCATTTAGCTCAATGATGTGCGTTAATGAGAAACTATACCTGCTCATAGGCCTCCTGGTATTTTCTACATTTACATACG GGTTTTCGGAATACAAGTTCTCACGAACGAGAGCTAGATCCACGGCGAGTCAGAACAGCTCCGACGTCGTCGATACCAGTCAACATGCCTGTACACTGTAG
- the LOC120346169 gene encoding protein unc-93 homolog A-like isoform X2, translating into MDTDTNNTTQDTINYVKQQKRDVSGSKRKVKILFYIYCVGSSLVMAAYFALVSLQSSLNIEGSAGTISVAASYVVSAIFGIVGTPNFLRIFGSQATLIIGEILVIVYIAGNFYPELYVLLTCSIGVGISIAIIFPAFSAFNTEFAMLYSKCGFLEEHLCISSFQGKFYGFYMASQILGNLVSYVILFSATTDHEPHIQPNVTTSFPLATQPDIEQYINMHCGANDCQEQAVLDVLSSRYNPPHQSSVILLLSVLILIASVGVCINFFVVPGCGRFHRFLDRLRNDSEPEVVEFHSKFPEPTTKFHTIGEVNNTFFIDEIDYGGKYDMNNNENELDIDKDGKVDDNNNNEVAVNKASDIQNVSVVILEDILENKEKTDVAHEKSTWSTIKSTCSVMFSWEQFFISGLLFHYGMARAFVFSDLTRAYASCTVGIQLVGVCMAMHGAPSTILSFYGGKLLNKFGRNVLIAAASLLNLVMYFICLFWNPQTDDQWLIYLMFLGFGLCEGIWLPNTIVIMIGRYKTKQDIAMSVWNVTFMLGAAVTFAFSSMMCVNEKLYLLIGLLVFSTFTYGFSEYKFSRTRARSTASQNSSDVVDTSQHACTL; encoded by the exons ATGGACACCGACACGAATAACACCACACAAGATACGATAAATTACGTGAAGCAGCAGAAACGCGATGTTTCTGGATCAAAACGCAAAgtcaaaatacttttttatatatattgcgtTGGCTCCTCTTTAGTGATGGCCGCCTACTTCGCTCTGGTCAGTCTTCAATCAAGCCTCAACATTGAAGGTAGCGCGG GGACAATATCTGTTGCCGCAAGTTATGTTGTATCGGCTATATTCGGCATTGTTGGCACTCCGAATTTCCTCCGAATATTCGGTTCACAAGCTACACTGATTATTGGAGAAATCCTCGTTATTGTATACATAGCAGGAAATTTCTATCCGG AACTTTACGTACTGTTGACCTGTTCTATCGGCGTTGGGATTTCCATTGCAATCATTTTCCCTGCCTTTAGTGCGTTCAATACTGAATTCGCAATGTTGTACAGTAAATGTGGATTTCTTGAAGAACACTTATGCATATCCAGCTTTCAGGGAAAATTTTACGGCTTCTATATGGCATCTCAG ATATTGGGAAATTTGGTGTCCtacgttattttattttccgctACCACCGATCATGAACCGCACATTCAACCGAACGTTACAACGAGCTTCCCGTTGGCAACACAGCCCGATATAGAGCAATACATCAATATGCACTGCGGTGCAAATGACTGTCAGGAGCAGGCGGTACTCGATGTCCTTTCAAGTCGATACAATCCCCCACATCAAAGCTCTGTTATTCTTCTTCTATccgttttaattttgattgctTCGGTCGGAGTTtgtatcaatttttttgttgttcctGGGTGTGGAAGATTCCATCGGTTCCTGGATAGATTACGAAACGATTCTGAGCCAGAGGTTGTCGAATTTCATTCTAAATTCCCTGAACCTACTACCAAATTTCACACCATAGGAGAAGTTAATAACACATTCTTTATCGACGAGATAGATTATGGGGGGAAATATGATATGAACAATAACGAAAATGAGCTGGATATTGAcaaggatggaaaagttgatgACAATAATAACAATGAAGTAGCAGTTAACAAAGCATCTGATATTCAAAACGTTTCAGTAGTCATTTTGGAagatattttggaaaataaagAG AAAACCGATGTTGCCCATGAAAAATCAACGTGGTCGACGATCAAATCCACTTGCAGTGTGATGTTTAGTTGGGAACAGTTCTTCATCAGTGGTTTATTATTTCACTATGGAATGGCAAGAGCGTTCGTTTTCTCCGATCTCACAAGAGCATACGCGTCATGTACAGTCGGCATTCAACTT GTCGGCGTGTGTATGGCTATGCATGGAGCTCCATCCACAATTCTTTCATTCTACGGAGGAAAACTGTTGAATAAATTTGGCAGGAATGTCCTCATTGCTGCCGCAAGTCTTCTCAATTTAGTCATGTACTTCATATGCCTATTCTGGAATCCACAAACCGACGATCAATGGTTGATATATCTTATGTTCTTGGGCTTTGGATTATGTGAAGGAATATGGCTTCCAAACACTATTG TTATCATGATTGGACGATATAAAACGAAACAGGATATTGCAATGTCCGTGTGGAACGTAACGTTTATGCTTGGTGCTGCTGTCACTTTTGCATTTAGCTCAATGATGTGCGTTAATGAGAAACTATACCTGCTCATAGGCCTCCTGGTATTTTCTACATTTACATACG GGTTTTCGGAATACAAGTTCTCACGAACGAGAGCTAGATCCACGGCGAGTCAGAACAGCTCCGACGTCGTCGATACCAGTCAACATGCCTGTACACTGTAG